The region TTTGGTCCAACCGTTGGGCAATACAGAGTGGGTAACCCTACCCTCCCTTCCCCTGTAAATCATCCATCTGGGACCCTTATATATCGTCGATTGTCCGATTGAGGTATATATGATATATGCAATATCTATAATTTGAaccattcatttaaaatgaacagACTCAAATCATGACAGCATGTACGTAGATCGAAGAGAGTAGAGGCATGCAAGCCACAAAAGTTGTCATGAGGGATGATCGAACTATCCCGTGGTCAAAGGGATGCTTCAACCACCCCAACCTGGatcgttcatatatatatatgaaggccCACATTACGTACTCTAAAACcaatgtgaagaagaagaagaagaagaaaattaaagaagaagtgGGAGACTAGATTTGCCTCATATCAACTTGAAGAGCCTAGAAAGATCTCAACTACTCCAAAGAGTAGGTTAATTGGTTAATTAGTTTTCAAGTTTAGAAACACCGACAAGATTGCAATCCTTGTTGATGGCAACTGAGAGATCGATCACCGAAAGTAAGTTTTGTAGGTAGGCCCAAGTCtctcaaatagtaatttttccCCCTTTTCAAAGCTAGAAAGTTCCCATTCTTAGACCCTTCTATAGTCCTACTATCTCACCTCTtgcatatatatgaaaatgatgACCATAACATACAGAGAAAAGAGTGGAAGGTGCAAACAATTGTGGAATGGAATATTTGCATTTCAGGGAGATCGATGTCGACATTTGATCCTTTCCCAACTCATATCTCCAATAAATTCCGTAACTGGATTTGGTGAAACGTATTGCTTAATTTCTTGGCATCAAAATAATGAGCATCAGATACAAGTAATCTGAAGAGTCGTATACAAGTAGCTGTCTTTATATATTAGAGTTTATCTTACGCATATTAATTTCTGAGGCACTTTGTCTATAGTAGTTTGGATACTCCATAAAGTGATGCCTCTCAATGTGTTCTCACAATATCCATTGCTCTCTCAAATATATGTGCTTTGggtttgattgattgattgattgattaaaCCCTAAAGAACTCATAAAGCCACGAGTCCATGACAAAActtcaggaaaagaaaaagacaatgtGGTATCTTTGACATTTATTCGAAAATTCCAGTTCCACGTACGTGTGGTTGATGTGTTTGTTTGTGATTTGGAAGACAGGCAAAAGATACAAGTTTTCATTTCAATTTAAGTCTAGTCAGTGATTTGATAGGCTTGGGTTGGGATTGTAACAGTATTTTTGGTTtagttgtaattttgttttggtttatgGTTTTTTAACCCATTATCCAAATGGAGAGTTTGTAAGATTTTTATTACTAGCGGATTCGGTGATAATAACAAGTTTTGTTAGTCATTAAACATTTAGATACTATGGTGGATACTTTGGAGTTATTTTTGTCATGAGTTTTATACTGGCGTCAGTAAACCCGTCCAAACGAGATTGGTCTAGATGAGCCACCGACAGCATCGTCAGCTAGCCGTTCTGACGTGAGTGGCCCAAAGAAACCACTGAGAGAACCACGTAACTCCAGTAAGAAGACTTACAATGTGTTGTCAACATGTCCTGACGTGATAAGTTCTAAAAAACCCATTGAGAGTACCGTCAACAAAACTGTTAGCTAAACGTTTTGACTTTAAAAATTTGATGCCAAGACACTTAAAACCCTATAGGCATCCTGACGGGACCACTTACACGCCCTGACGCCATTCGAAGACCTACATGATTTTGAAGGTTTTTCACATGCAGTGTTAGGGTTTTTCATCCTTTCTCTTTTTAAGGATGTCTAGCTAATTAAGCACGATTAGAAGATTGCTCACGTTGCTCAAGCCATAAGAGAGAGTGCTTAACTATTTTTCGTTGTGTGCCAAGAGAACTTTTGTTGAGAGCGTCCGATGTCATATTCTCTTGGAGTTTGTCATTTAAACACACTCTCATCGTCATCAACCAATTGAAGTCTACCGGTAGGTCGGTAAGAAGACCAAGAAGAAGGATTGCCTAGTGAGGATTGGAGTAGCTACAACATGAGGCAAGTGGGGGTACTTCTCTGCACATAGATATCTAAGTCATTACAAAGATTGTAAGTGCACTTTGCCTCTACTACGAATCTTTCTTAGTGAATTGGTTTCTTAATTGATTTGACTTGTCTTAGAGTGGTTTAGCTTTGATATGTTATTAATTTCCGCTTGGTCAACAAATCTTTGTATTGATGTGTGATGAGTATTCTTTGTGGTTGATTGACTAATTTTACTCTACATATTTTGCTGCATAATTTTGTTGATTGTATTGGGGTAAgaatttgcctttttttttgttatcctaCGATGCATGCGTCAGTCCCaacaactttttcatttttttaaattctgatttaaaGATTGGCTGGGATTGACACGTTATATTATAATAttgttgtgagataaaaatttgattttaaacgTTACCCTTTAAGGAAAATTTATAAGACTTACAGGAAttccatgagagagagagagaggtgattCTCAGTTATCCATACATTAGGGCAAAGAAGTGGAACATAGCAATATATAGCGTTTCCTTGTAgccaaagataaaagaaatagaggaaCCATTAGTCCAAAAGCCAAGAGAAAGAACTCAACCAGATAAAATaaagtcaaaagaagaagaagaagaagaagagaggaagaaaccATTTTCGGAGAAATGGAAAACCCACCAAAGATTGCAAACAATAAATGCGCGTTAATATCCATTGTCTTCAGTCTATTTTCCACCAAATCTTGAAATAAGACAGAATCCAGATGAGGAAAACCCCTCAAAAACCTGATAACAATTagcttaaaaataacaaaaaaaatacaaacatccTAGGATAGCTAGGCATTGTCGTTTTGGTGaattggtttatatatattatatacaaggGTATGCAAATACAGTTATTAACCACGTCACTTATCTTAAAACTGTTATCTACATTTGCATGTACAGTTAATGGTTTTGCTAACCGCTTCTATATTCGTATTCGCATCCGCTTACGTGGATAGTTATGGTTTATAAATCCCCGCCCTACTTGAAGTAGATGTTCGCTGCTAACAAAATAAGTTGAACGCTCAAGACGTTTCTTACAACCATGAGACAATGATAATATATAGCAGTGTTATTTAACGGAAACACTGATAATGCTATGcctatatacatttttttaaacttgaagaggtcaaatttttatgttttagaaaaaagtaatcttatatatataccacatttttattttataactatttcATACTGTTGAAATGATAATCGCAACCAACCTTTGGAtaaatcattgttaaaaaaaaaatttaaggattcGTTGGATTGCAATGTCAACATTATGGTATagttgtgatatatatatatttggagtaTCCAagggtttttcaatttttttttgaggatcatggtattttttttctttcaaaatattgGGAAGCCGAAAgtatatttttagtattttaattgaaaGAGTAAATATACCACATTTTAATTTCATAAGTATTTCAATGTAACAGTCCTAACTAATCATTGAATTTTTGTTACAATGACTGATCCAAGGGTTGGTCGGGACTGACACATCAGCATTATATGAtagttataagataaaaatgtagtttttagtattattcttttttaaaaatgtcataagtggtatttttaaattttaaaaggaaaaatagaggattcttcatatttttgaaaactCATGGCCTCACTAACCCCTCCCTTCGCCCCATGTGTAGCATATaatatgattatttctatttcatttgaaattgaaataaatcaTTTCATTGTCCAGATAGAATATCACATCATTTAACAATATATACGTGAATATACTGttacatcatttaaattttataaataatgtgACATTGTATATACAGTTAAATGctataaaactttatttatactATAGAATAATTCTCCTTTATTTCACCTGTTGGTGTGGAGTATGATATTAACCCATTATTATGAGGGAAAATAAGGACGTGTATGGTTGAGACGAGGGGTTATTTATGGGGATTAAAGAAAATCTTTATAGAAAAATTGTTTGTAAAAGGATGTGTTCCGTATATGGTTGTGATGAGGGGGTTATATGGGTAGGGGTGACAATAATTTGTACGGGTTAGTGTGTTGAGTTAATTAGGTCGGGTCAAGATatgtgtataaaattatataggttaatcatAACTCGacacatataattaaatattggtTCAAACCCCTCGactttaattctttaattttgtattgggctCGTGTTAAATTCACGTATAATGTCAAAATTACCTGCCATTATGTCCCATGTTGAAGTATATATaatgtataagactatataagtcaattctaaaccgaatcatttaattaaacgggtcaaactctTTAACTTCATGTTAAGTTCGTATTGAGTTTGCGGATTGTGTCAAACATTATCAATCCTATTTATGAGGATCAAATAATGCGttcaattattaaaaatgtgCATGCAGAATATTGCAGAGGACCGTGATTAGAACTAAGAGCGTCGAGTTCATGCCATTATTCTTCCTGTCGCTGTTTGGGTACATGTTCTTGTGCGGCACTTCCTGGCTTATCTTTGGTCTACTCGGTCGTGACCCTTTTGTTGCTGTAAGATGGTAGATTGTACACGAACAAAAAGTAGGATATTTCCGTGAATCTTTTATGGTTTTCTTGGTGATTTTAACGCTTTAATGCTCTAAGCACTGTCTGAACGTAAAATGCTTTTTTCCTAGTGAAAAGTGTAGAAGAAAACCTTAGCAGAGTACTGTACTCAGTGATCACCGTGGGACGTTGTCATGGTGATCATAAAATTAGTACTAATTCTAATTCATAAAAACTAATCTTAAAATAATCATAATCCTTATTAAATAAACCCAAATTAACAGTCTCCCTGATCAACTGCTACTACGTACCTTAATATCAGTGTCTCATGGTATAGAAGCATCTCAGGATGCTGAGTCAAaaggacagaaaaaaaaattaaacaaatcctACTGATTAGAAAAAGAGGCAAATGTGCGCATTACACAAGGAAATTCGACCATTACAGCAAGAGACAAATCACAGAAGGCAAACGTGCGCACTAACCTTATTATTTTGATACCGGCGACAGCATCTGCTAGCTTCTAGTGTTTCTTTCTCTGTATAAACCCACTCGCTTCTGTACTTTGCACATCCCATTGCCATTTGCAAAGAAACTTGCGCCGCCTTCATATCTGCTTCtgctctctctatctctttgccCACAAACGTCTACCCAAAACTAAGGAAGACATATATATATCCGATCCCGCGGCCGCTGTACTATATCTCTGTCTTGTTTCAACATTTTGTAGAAAATAGACTGAAGACGTACAATGGATATTAACACGCATTTCTTCTTCGGAATCTTTGGTGGGTTTTCAGTTTCTTCCAAAATGGTTTCTTCTTTTGCCTTCATTTTATCTGTTGAAGTTCTTTCTCTTGGCTTTTGGACTAATGGTTCATCTGTTTCTTTATCTTTGGCTACAAGGAAACGTTGCTGCTATGCTCCTCTTCTTGGCCCCAACGTATGTATCAATATTTTCGACTTTTGACCGTCTATCATTTCTCCCCCAAAAGGGCATTGATATGTCCATATCACAGGAGCCTCCAAGTTATTATATTTAGTATATTGCTATGCAAATTGTCATTTAGTTGGATGAGGTAATAATGAAAATTAACCTTTTCATTAATAAAGATTTGTACGAAAGAATAATCAAGGGTTGATTTACATTGttaaattatttcatttaaattgtATAACAATCGTATAACAATTAATCTACTTAAAAAATCTCTAGCAAGCCTTTCAAATGGCTCATAATAATTACATTGAGCTATTATAAACCATTTTACTCTTTCAGCATATAAATAGAGtatttttatccattttgttACCGTGAAAGTTCATTGTAGCACActttagtcatttttttaatcttttttctcctctctctctctctctatagctctctctccctcttcctcttcctcaactttcataagaaaaaatacattgaaaaataatatttaaagaaagtaatGAGTGTAACATATAATCAGTTAGAATTTGTATTGAAAATTTAGCagctaaaattgaaaaaatatatatatatatatgtattttgagtAGCTAAAATTAGATGCTcttataaataatattactctattattaattaaccaatgttaaaaaacatatttttatcttatatctATTTCACAATACTAACTTGAcactatatttttaattatctgCACAATCTttgttcccaaaaaaaaaaaaaaaatctgctcaTTCTGACATACAATTTAGaacaataaattgttatattattattattattattattattattgttattaaacGAATTGTGAAAAAATTGTGGTACTCATCGTAGGATTACTTTTAAGAGGATCATAAGGCACAAGTCGACAGAAGGGTTTTCTGGCATTACATACCTGATGTCCTTTCTCAGTTGCCTCCTTTTCGGATGGTAACCTTCTCCTTTCTTCAATAttaaacaagaagaagaataatgtTTGATGTTGCTAATTCAAAAGGCTCGATCGGCTAAGAACACaaataattttcataattttccaAACTAAAGGGAATATCTggaaaacaaacattttaaccaaattaattaaactCGGCTAGAAGCTCGTCCACCCACAAACAACACGTTATTTTCTCGACCATACCCAAACCTAACATTTCTTAAGGGCCAACCATTGCTGACTTATGGTTATGCCAATCACTCTTGCAATACAACACAGTCACATCCTCTCTCTCTTAATCACTCGCTCCTTTATTCATTTTATATGATTATCTTTCTGTTTGACGTTGGGATTGTTGTTACTGCTGAAATTTATATCATGCTTATTGTCGATTGTGTTCATATTGCCCTTCGTTTCTTTGTAGGATCTTGGGTTTTAGTATTATGTAGGCATGCGTACAGTGCCCTAGTagccaaaaatcacaaaagttGAGATTTTCAAGCTTCAGTACTCCCCCTAATGATCTTTTtgcatctcttttttaaattagtcATTGAACCTACTTGTGGATCTTACAGATCAAatgtttgattttaaaaaagatgTAAAACCATCATGTTTCAACCATCTAATAAGTTCATatggccacaaccaaaaagtgCCCTAacagcccttttttttttttttttaattaatttaaggaAAAGGTTATATGGAGATCCTTACCACTCCTCCTGatcccaaaagaaagaaaaagtttctgatcttataaaagaaaaaggggtggACTCTCCAATAATAGACCCGACtagaacaaattaaaacagTACTAAAATTTATACCCAAAAGAAGAAGTGAAAATATcccactaattttattttttttccccttttggaACTTCATAACATTTATAGTTTAGTTCAAACTGtagtaattaatttttgttgtctAATCACTgaattttcacttgaaaaaaatgttacaaTAACAGGTATGGCCTTCCATTTGTATCccctcacaattttttattatcaacaATCAGTCTCACCGGTGCCGCAATCGAGTTCATATACGTGGTGATCTTCATCCTATATGCCCCCAAGAAAGAGAAGGCTAAGATTTTGGGGATCCTGACGATTGTGCTCACTATGTCATCAGCCGTGGCCTTAGTGTCCCTCTTTGCCCTGCGTGGCAACACCAGGAAACTCTTCTGTGGCTTTCTTGCTACCATATTCTCCGTCATCATGTTTGCCTCCCCTCTGTCAATTATGGTAAGTTATTTCATGCTTTTAGTTTACTTGTTAATTCTTTGATAAgcctaaaatattttacgtaagCATAAGGTCAAAGTACATTCAATTGGACACAACATATTTAATTTACGTAAGCCAAGGCAAGTTTGATGCTT is a window of Alnus glutinosa chromosome 4, dhAlnGlut1.1, whole genome shotgun sequence DNA encoding:
- the LOC133865332 gene encoding bidirectional sugar transporter SWEET1-like isoform X1, which codes for MDINTHFFFGIFGNVAAMLLFLAPTITFKRIIRHKSTEGFSGITYLMSFLSCLLFGWYGLPFVSPHNFLLSTISLTGAAIEFIYVVIFILYAPKKEKAKILGILTIVLTMSSAVALVSLFALRGNTRKLFCGFLATIFSVIMFASPLSIMMIVIRTKSVEFMPFFLSLSVFLCGTSWFIYGLLGRDPFVSVSNGFGCGLGAMQLMLYFIYRVRDNKKPTPEESVEMGLPIPHHQEKKSTANGSALQGHD
- the LOC133865332 gene encoding bidirectional sugar transporter SWEET1-like isoform X2; this encodes MDINTHFFFGIFGNVAAMLLFLAPTITFKRIIRHKSTEGFSGITYLMSFLSCLLFGCLTGAAIEFIYVVIFILYAPKKEKAKILGILTIVLTMSSAVALVSLFALRGNTRKLFCGFLATIFSVIMFASPLSIMMIVIRTKSVEFMPFFLSLSVFLCGTSWFIYGLLGRDPFVSVSNGFGCGLGAMQLMLYFIYRVRDNKKPTPEESVEMGLPIPHHQEKKSTANGSALQGHD
- the LOC133865332 gene encoding bidirectional sugar transporter SWEET1-like isoform X3; this encodes MDINTHFFFGIFGNVAAMLLFLAPTYGLPFVSPHNFLLSTISLTGAAIEFIYVVIFILYAPKKEKAKILGILTIVLTMSSAVALVSLFALRGNTRKLFCGFLATIFSVIMFASPLSIMMIVIRTKSVEFMPFFLSLSVFLCGTSWFIYGLLGRDPFVSVSNGFGCGLGAMQLMLYFIYRVRDNKKPTPEESVEMGLPIPHHQEKKSTANGSALQGHD
- the LOC133865332 gene encoding bidirectional sugar transporter SWEET1-like isoform X4 encodes the protein MDINTHFFFGIFGNVAAMLLFLAPTLTGAAIEFIYVVIFILYAPKKEKAKILGILTIVLTMSSAVALVSLFALRGNTRKLFCGFLATIFSVIMFASPLSIMMIVIRTKSVEFMPFFLSLSVFLCGTSWFIYGLLGRDPFVSVSNGFGCGLGAMQLMLYFIYRVRDNKKPTPEESVEMGLPIPHHQEKKSTANGSALQGHD